One stretch of Chrysiogenia bacterium DNA includes these proteins:
- a CDS encoding ArsA family ATPase produces MKPAEWIANRSVVVCSGPGGVGKTTVSASIALAEAKRGRKVLVLTIDPARRLANALGLESFGAEARQVPKERFIEQGETFEGELYAMMLDTKAEWDAVMTRYAPDSSIVSKILDNRMYKYLSDNLVGAQEFMAMERLYHLHNEGDYDLIVLDTPPTKHALDFLEAPKKLFQFLEDGTFVRVFIDTGRSGGMRLLRVGTTAVFKVLERIIGSSVIHDISEFVSSLEGYYEGFRVRARATNDLLQSEKALFLLVTAPTPLALSETRYFHQRLIEAKIPFGGFIFNRVHSHYLESETHREAAEKLSNEEDRVALRSKIEKDPALGEQWAGLTEALAQNFANLETLAELEAKKIGSLTKLLDKDQFVVRVPMLDHEIHDSLQLDLVNDHIFGETIQ; encoded by the coding sequence ATGAAGCCTGCTGAATGGATTGCCAACCGCAGCGTCGTCGTCTGCAGCGGCCCGGGCGGCGTGGGCAAGACCACTGTGTCGGCCTCCATCGCGCTGGCTGAGGCCAAGCGCGGTCGCAAGGTACTCGTCCTTACCATCGACCCGGCCCGCCGGCTGGCCAATGCGCTGGGGCTGGAGAGTTTTGGCGCCGAGGCGCGGCAGGTGCCCAAGGAACGCTTCATCGAACAGGGTGAGACCTTCGAGGGAGAGCTCTACGCCATGATGCTCGACACCAAGGCCGAGTGGGACGCCGTGATGACCCGCTACGCGCCCGATTCGAGCATCGTCTCGAAGATCCTCGACAACCGCATGTACAAATACCTGTCCGACAACCTGGTCGGTGCGCAGGAATTCATGGCGATGGAGCGGCTCTATCACCTGCACAACGAGGGCGACTACGACCTCATCGTGCTCGATACGCCGCCCACCAAGCATGCGCTCGATTTCCTCGAAGCCCCCAAGAAGCTCTTCCAGTTTCTCGAAGACGGAACCTTTGTGCGCGTGTTCATCGACACCGGCCGCAGCGGCGGCATGCGCCTGCTGCGCGTGGGAACAACCGCCGTGTTCAAGGTGCTCGAGCGCATCATCGGCTCCAGTGTCATCCACGACATCAGCGAGTTCGTCTCCAGCCTCGAAGGCTACTACGAAGGTTTCCGCGTGCGCGCACGCGCGACGAACGACCTGCTCCAGAGCGAGAAGGCCCTGTTCCTGCTCGTTACCGCCCCGACGCCGCTGGCCCTCTCGGAGACGCGCTACTTCCATCAGCGCCTGATCGAAGCGAAAATTCCCTTCGGCGGTTTCATTTTCAACCGCGTGCACTCGCACTACCTGGAGAGCGAGACCCACCGCGAAGCCGCCGAAAAGCTCTCCAATGAAGAAGATCGCGTAGCGCTGCGCTCGAAAATCGAGAAAGATCCCGCGCTCGGCGAGCAATGGGCCGGTCTGACCGAGGCGCTCGCACAGAACTTTGCCAATCTCGAAACGCTGGCGGAACTCGAAGCGAAGAAGATTGGCTCACTCACCAAGC
- a CDS encoding ArsA family ATPase has product MSSQQTKLDWLLSKRLHIVTGKGGVGKSTLCAAMGLVAARHGRRAIILETDTKERMSQLFEIPPVGYQEVEIYPGLYAKNLDPDHSMEEYVLRFVRLQSVYDALFKKSFLQYWIQGMPGFREFVVLGKIWDMGQAFDKKRPDYDMMIIDSPATGHGVSLWQLPEATRKAVGGSGPIANYAAKMRDFFANPDEAAYHIATIPEELPYTETVELVSAMRGDLNLPLGLLLANQIPPAAYPGEAQPLFEKLLGGGAERDALSSHLGGTDIGDALINAARSQSIKHGHGVHYIEKLAELDAPMVRLPFVYAKSYAKTAVEKLSHVLEAELQEQMK; this is encoded by the coding sequence TCACCGGCAAGGGCGGCGTGGGCAAGAGCACACTTTGCGCCGCCATGGGCCTGGTTGCCGCGCGCCACGGGCGCCGCGCCATCATTCTGGAGACCGACACCAAGGAGCGCATGAGCCAGCTCTTTGAGATCCCGCCGGTCGGCTACCAGGAAGTTGAGATCTATCCGGGCCTCTACGCCAAAAACCTCGACCCCGATCACTCCATGGAAGAATACGTGCTGCGCTTCGTGCGGCTCCAGAGCGTCTACGACGCCCTGTTCAAGAAGAGCTTCCTTCAATACTGGATCCAGGGCATGCCGGGCTTTCGCGAGTTCGTCGTGCTCGGCAAGATCTGGGACATGGGCCAGGCCTTCGACAAGAAGCGCCCGGACTACGACATGATGATCATCGATTCGCCGGCCACCGGGCACGGCGTCTCGCTGTGGCAGCTTCCCGAGGCCACGCGCAAGGCCGTGGGCGGCAGTGGTCCCATTGCCAACTACGCGGCCAAGATGCGTGACTTCTTCGCCAACCCCGACGAGGCCGCCTACCACATCGCAACGATCCCCGAAGAGCTTCCTTATACCGAGACGGTCGAGCTTGTCTCCGCCATGCGCGGCGATCTCAATCTGCCGCTGGGGCTTCTTCTGGCCAACCAGATTCCGCCGGCCGCCTACCCGGGTGAGGCACAGCCGCTCTTCGAAAAACTCCTTGGTGGCGGTGCCGAGCGCGACGCGCTCAGCTCCCACCTTGGCGGAACGGACATCGGCGACGCGCTCATCAATGCCGCACGCAGCCAGTCCATCAAGCACGGCCACGGCGTGCACTACATCGAAAAACTCGCCGAGCTCGACGCGCCGATGGTGCGCCTGCCCTTCGTCTATGCCAAGAGCTACGCGAAGACGGCGGTGGAGAAGCTCAGCCACGTTCTCGAAGCCGAGCTGCAGGAGCAGATGAAATGA